The genomic segment AAACAAAGATgggaaaattaaaaggcaaattaTTGAAATAAGTTTGCCTTCTTATGTTTAAATATAATGTCTGGTCTGAGACCAATGGCACAGGGAACCTTTTTACCATTTTAGCCCCACAGCCTAAAGGGAAGCCCCTTTGTACCCCTATATCCCCCTCCTAGCCACCCCCAACATTATTCCTTGCTATATCAGCATATCTGAGAACTGTACTATAAGATAGTTCTTTGACTAAGTGAGAGCAATGGTGAGTATAACTTTCCTTCCCATCTGGAGTCCAGTAATTATTATCAGACCTTTTGGAAATCTTTAGCTTATTTAATATCAGTGTTTCTATGTCATTTTGAAAATTGACATTTGTCTTTGAACACTTTCTTTCAACAGAGTCAGACAGAAAAATTAGCAAAGGTTTACCAGCCGAAACGCTCAGTCTTATCTCCTAAAAGTACCATTTCCGTTGCACACCTTCTGGCTGCAAGACAAGACTTGTCCAAGATTTTAAGGACAAGCAGTGGCTCTATAAGAGAAAAGACTGCCTGTGCCATCAATAAGGTGATTAGAGTACCTTTAATtttctctcattcatttatttctgtttgtaaAATAAAGTCGTTTAAAATCTCTTTCTCGTTCCATAGGTGTTGATGGGCAGGGTGCCTGACAGAGGAGGTAGACCCAATGAAATTGAACCACCCCCGCCAGAGATGCCACCGTGGCAGAAAAGGCAAGATGGCCCCCAGCAGCAAGCTGGAGGccgaggaggagggagaggtggTTATGAACATTCCTCATATGGAGGAAGAGGCGGTCATgaacaaggaggagggagaggtggaCGTGGTGGCTATGACCATGGTGGccgagggggaggaagaggaaataaGCAGCAAGGAGGCTGGACAGATGGAGGGAGTGGaggtgcaggaggaggaggaggaggaggaggaggaggcggcggcggaggAGGCGGAGGCTACCAAGATGGTGGTTATCGAGATTCGGGTTTCCAACCAGGTGGCTATCATGGTGGCCACAGTGGTGGATATCAAGGTGGTGGTTATGGAGGTTTCCAAACATCCACATATACAGGAAGTGGATACCAGGGTGGTGGATATCAGCAGGACAGATACCAGGATGGTGGGCACCATGGTGATCGAGGCAGTGGTCGTGGAGGGAGAGGTGGTCGTGGAGGCCGAGGTGGTCGTGGAGGCCAGGGAGGAGGAGgttggggaggaaggggaagtCAGAATTATCACCAAGGGGGGCAGTTTGAACAGCACTTCCAGCATGGAGGTTATCAGTATAATCATTCTGGATTTGGACAGGGAAGACATTACACTAGTTGAGGCTACAGAACCTTAAATTTTTGCTAGAGCTCAAGTAATAGAAACTTAGTTTCAGAATCCTGAATCCAGCATTGTTTTTGAATTAATGTAAGACCACAGGTGGCAGGCAGATTCCTGCTTTGCATAAGCATTTGTaggtcttcaatttttttttttgtaatggacTTACATGATGTTTATTCGAGAAACACATGCAACATCTCTCTATTGtatgaagaatttttaaaggtAATTAAAATTGCCTTTAATTGACCAGTAGACTAATTCCACAGTCAGAACATgcatatttttttgaagaaattacATGAATACATAGTTTTCATGTTTTCAATAAGCAGTTTTGAAAATGAGGATTCTCCTAGGTTTTTTTAGATTTACAGCTAGGAAACCTTCCTCATGTTAACAATCCATTTATATATGTTTTCCTTAAAGTATTCTAATACCTATTTTCCAAGCACAGTTCTGCCCTGATTGGCTTTTTATTCAGAGAGGTTATGCCACATTTGCTTTGTGATAGAACATTTAGGTCAGTTCCTATTAAATGAGCTCTTCTGCAGATAGCACATTCAGTAGCCTTGGTCTTTTGATGGAATACTGTACCATATGCTCAAGTCTGAAAACCTTGAATACAGCCAAAATCCATAAAGATTATAAAAGCAAACTAAGTTGTGAACTTATAGTACATGTAGGCGTTTAGTTAAGTATAACGATTCAAACTGACCTGCATCCATGCAAAACAAGTTCCTCCTTCAGCCTTATTTTTACTTGAAATCTGCTAGAAGAAACAGCAAACTGAAATTTGTTTTATGCATGAGTTAATACCACTGGCTCAGCAAATACAAGTTGGTTTGCTTTGGGCAGGAGACTTTTTTTGTAATGGAAGAAATGCACTACTACCAAGAGGACAGATTTTTTGCTTAGTGCAGGAGGCCCTTTATTATTGCTGCAGAAAACAAAAGCCTGGCTAAGTTGATGTTTTACATTCTCCTTTACTGAAATCTACATGACGCTTCTTGCTGGGTTTTTGTATATGTAAACATTGTCAAGCTGTGAAAGAAAATGGCTGGAGGTGTGCTTTGTGTGAAAGGTGAGCAATAAAGTATCTGTATGTTCTCTCTTTGGTTTGAGTTTTATTTTAGCaacttttaaaaactgagttTTTCTGGACACTTGATTCAAGCGAATGAGCTAGGGCCTTTGTTCCCCCAAAGATTCTTGAGTGTTTCCTTACAACACTATTTTTAGCGAAAGATAGCCCTTACCCCAAACCgtaaataaattgaaaaactaTTTCCAAACTTAACTTTTACTATGTAATTGTTTTCCAATTTCACTACCAAGCTCTCGCCACTGGGTGTAGCTGTTGCCACACAATGTGTTAGACAAGGCTCCATCAATGACCCTAATCTttcagggctttttttttcttttgttttctgcattCTTCCTACGGACAAGGGACATTTTTCCTCAAGtagaagggaaatgaaaatatatgttttgtaaaaagaaaaaataattgtattatttttcctattaaattGGGTTTTTTAGAGTAAAGAATTCATGTCTTACCATTAAAACCATTGTTTGCTATTGAGATAAGCACATTCTTTTGATAgctaaaaaccattttaaaggcCTACTTTGATCATTTTGTTAACTACCTGTTTTCAGATTTTTCAGCTAGTACTTAACCATTTTGAAATGTTCAGACTTGATAATTTGACATACTTTTATCATTAAAGATTTTAAGTTCTGTCTTGAAAGTTTTAAGTATTGGTCTCTTTATGCTGTTAAATATGTTTAGAATATATTAGGGAtctcaaattagaaataaaattgttaAGATTTCATATCTTAAAATGTTACCTTagaatgttgtgggtaaaattgcagaatctctggcctggctttagtgcatctccatatcaacagacgatcctaaggggtggagagaagtagttcatctccatatcagttggtaattacctgggtgacctgggggcttatctgaacctgagaagttgGCGGGGGAGACTGCTTGCTTCTGCCTCAGCACGAAAGAGACAGCTcctggaccacagtttgtaaacaaacaggttttaaactttatttctccctttgactaatttcagttttaggggtattttgcccagggatttcctcTTCTCCGGATTTGTATCtggtggtagttggcaggacctctggacccgaaatctgtctaaatgggtgcGTCCTTTGAGAGGGGTGCCCCTAgaaatggtggggagatgcccggaacccccctgtggatggtggggaggccccagtggatgcagtggcagagggtgcagcttcacttaTTACTGTGCCCCCcgtctgtggggcttccaaatTGGGAGACTTTagtgggaaattggtctagggtaaagcacctcctagaggggtggggccttccccagaactggggaagagtggagacactgaaagctgcagaattagccctccatgagacagAAGACTAATTAGAGGCCCTGAGtagccatgtagcagctggcattataGGGTCTCTCTTCCTTGAGGTAGTGGAAAATGGTATCCGggagagagggacttaggcaggAGACACACTTCatcatcgcttggaggagctgggcaataacaagagagacagttattgaaaagacaggtaatgatcctggaagattccttagcagcagcaagtggggaggtggcaggagaagCTGTGCTGCAGGAAGGAAGCTTTGGGGGAGGGGGGAAagggtggtgccttcagccccggagatggtggagggagaagaggaggaggcgggaCCGTGGGCCCATCTGCTGCCTAGGCCACCAACCCGAGgtaccagccttccctgtattaaaggcctgcccggctgtaattaagaaaataatggaacAACCGCAGGCTTCTCGGGGAGGAGCTGCcccttccccaggttgtggagcgcGCTCCATACTCCATCTCTTCACCCAGGGTGAGCATGCCTtataggcagaagccatcggaatctgcctacatggcttctaagtctctgggatatgggggtggaaaacattgttctgTCGGTATTGAGATGaatagaatggcttccctgacgactcaccCTTCCCAACAGCAGCTGTTGCAAAAGGCCCATCACGCCTtagggaatcagacacttctggactggctgacagctgccattagggcagtttggcctaatcagggtgatttaccatttACTCACAGTTGGTAAACGTATGTAGATCTCCAACAGGTATTGCAGGAATTCGACATGAAAAAtaccatctataatatggacccccaaggGCCCCGATGAGTTGTTGTTCACTGTAGAAGTGAGAAATAGAGTGCTGCATACAGCTACCACATCTCTGGGCCCCTAGTGAccactcttgccccccacataggatgacccataagtgaggctactcgtactttagcagatctgggggaggctgaaacaataagggcacggaaggaagtatgggctatgactgaaaggggaggtgcaaaaggccctgtgaaggtctcggggacccagatgtgggttgatttgataaaggctggggtagtgaaagaaaaacttgatgggcagcgcTACAggatattgttagaactgtggcaccaattaaagccagagcagcagttccagccgctgaggtccaggacacagaaacccGAGTCAAGCCTCAcgcccagcctgtgtccctgcaaaacttccttggggtcagtactcaggattcacctgggctctcacccccacaggagaaCGATTGGGCATCACGGTTCGACTGGAGGAGgtgtcaaggtccccaccttggatatggtggggaccagaggccacatgtattATTAGCAATCCATTGGCTCCCTGTGAATGTATGtgccctggtgctggtggacacaggagctgagtgttctctgatttagtttcctgggacccctgctgtgatagaagGCTGTGGggataaggcaattagagtgaggaaagcccaaatcccactgggaatATGGCATTTACCCCCAAtataaattggagaaactctacaggagttggagaaggtgggcatcgtaaagcccactcatagtccttttaatttcccagtgtggccagtgaaaaagccagatggctcctggtgcatgactgtggactacagggaattgaataaagtcacaccccctttgcatgctgctgtcccctctatagaagcccttatggacaccctcagctATGAGCTGGGAACGTATCactatgtagtagaccttgctaatgctttcttctctactgacatagcacagaaaagtcaggaacagtttaccTTCATGTGAGAAGGCCAGCAGTTTGTAAttaataaacgggttttaaactttatttctccctttactaat from the Manis pentadactyla isolate mManPen7 chromosome 2, mManPen7.hap1, whole genome shotgun sequence genome contains:
- the FAM98A gene encoding protein FAM98A; this encodes MECDLMETDILESLEDLGYKGALLEDGALSQAVSAGASSPEFTKLCAWLVSELRVLCKLEENVQATNSPKEAEEFQLEVSGLLGEMNCPYLSLTSGDVTKRLLVQKNCLLLLTYLISELEAARMLCVNTPPKKAQEGGGSEVFQELKGICIALGMSKPPANISMFQFFSGIEKKLKETLAKVPPNHVGKPLLKKPMGPVHWEKIEAINQAIANEYEVRRKLLIKRLDVTVQSFGWSDRAKSQTEKLAKVYQPKRSVLSPKSTISVAHLLAARQDLSKILRTSSGSIREKTACAINKVLMGRVPDRGGRPNEIEPPPPEMPPWQKRQDGPQQQAGGRGGGRGGYEHSSYGGRGGHEQGGGRGGRGGYDHGGRGGGRGNKQQGGWTDGGSGGAGGGGGGGGGGGGGGGGGYQDGGYRDSGFQPGGYHGGHSGGYQGGGYGGFQTSTYTGSGYQGGGYQQDRYQDGGHHGDRGSGRGGRGGRGGRGGRGGQGGGGWGGRGSQNYHQGGQFEQHFQHGGYQYNHSGFGQGRHYTS